From Providencia sp. R33, a single genomic window includes:
- a CDS encoding phage head morphogenesis protein, with product MIKDYENVFSELKEDFDGATMDASIASQTRIWLNRLKRKWDKIFNTQSSAMADKFVSQADIGAQRNLDDSLKQLSGGITIKTPAMPDALKDRMIAATAENVSLIKSIPSQFHQRIESAALRSISQGGEGAKTLLDEIRHTGCVTESRANFIAVDQTRKITTAANYERMKSAGIRKAIWHHSGGSAEPREWHLQLDGEVFDLDNPPIIDPKTGERGLPGQLPNCKCFWTPVIDFSGIESGEET from the coding sequence ATGATTAAAGACTATGAAAACGTATTTAGTGAATTGAAGGAGGATTTTGATGGCGCCACGATGGATGCCAGCATTGCGAGTCAAACACGGATTTGGCTCAACCGGCTAAAACGCAAGTGGGATAAAATTTTTAATACGCAGTCTAGCGCCATGGCCGATAAGTTTGTTTCACAAGCCGATATAGGTGCGCAGCGTAATTTAGACGATTCCCTTAAACAGCTTTCCGGTGGCATTACGATTAAAACCCCTGCAATGCCTGATGCGTTAAAAGACCGAATGATAGCCGCCACGGCTGAAAATGTTTCCCTGATTAAATCCATCCCTAGCCAATTTCATCAACGTATCGAGAGTGCAGCGTTACGCTCTATTTCCCAAGGAGGCGAGGGCGCAAAAACCTTATTAGATGAAATCAGGCACACAGGCTGCGTAACAGAGAGCCGAGCGAATTTTATCGCCGTTGACCAAACGCGAAAAATCACGACTGCGGCAAACTATGAGCGCATGAAATCAGCGGGAATTCGTAAGGCTATTTGGCATCACTCTGGTGGAAGCGCTGAACCTAGAGAATGGCATCTACAGCTGGATGGTGAAGTGTTTGATTTAGACAACCCACCGATTATTGACCCCAAAACGGGTGAGCGTGGATTGCCGGGGCAATTACCTAACTGCAAGTGCTTTTGGACGCCCGTTATCGATTTCAGTGGAATAGAAAGTGGTGAGGAGACATGA
- a CDS encoding phage portal protein — MWPFKRRKIAEQIAPPKRSAFTTDLYPALAKENGFNGLALPQPMINGVGMDSIDTSVPSFKGEQVYGVPESQAAWYASQMFIGNNMCAIIAKHWLVDKACNMPARDAIRQGYDIDCDNDDDSAISKKLRKRDKKYRIQHHLKELIHFGRVYGGRLALFVVETSNPKEWYENPFNLDGVTKGMYKGIKQIDPQWVTPDLTDSNIQDPASMDFYDPTYYVIAGRKYHKSHFIKFVPFPVPNVLKPLYNYFGVSVPERIYERVYASERTANEAPQLAMTKRLLTIGMADPEGADKNTIQENMLYFMEMRDNYGVQVMGKEDVAQQFDTSLADLDATIMTQYQLVAAAANVPATKLLGTTPKGFNATGEYEESNYREELESVQSNDLEELLQRHYDMLMRSEELPLTEISVTWAPLDSPTAAESADIELKSAQMDAALAATGAIDGLDIRKKLAADKESSYYGIDVNESDYVETNTSPNEKGEVGNLPPSGIEGQAPTVFSSAI; from the coding sequence ATGTGGCCGTTTAAAAGGCGAAAAATTGCAGAACAGATTGCACCGCCTAAGCGGTCAGCATTTACCACAGATTTGTACCCTGCATTAGCAAAAGAAAATGGGTTTAACGGGTTAGCTCTACCACAGCCGATGATTAACGGTGTGGGGATGGACAGTATTGATACTTCCGTTCCCTCATTTAAAGGTGAGCAAGTGTATGGCGTGCCCGAATCGCAAGCGGCTTGGTATGCGAGCCAAATGTTTATTGGCAACAATATGTGCGCCATTATTGCGAAACATTGGCTGGTGGATAAGGCCTGTAATATGCCTGCCCGTGATGCCATTCGCCAAGGGTATGATATTGATTGCGATAATGACGATGACAGCGCTATCAGCAAGAAGCTACGCAAGCGCGATAAAAAGTACCGCATACAGCATCATTTGAAAGAGCTTATTCACTTTGGGCGTGTGTATGGCGGCCGATTAGCACTGTTTGTTGTAGAGACATCAAACCCGAAAGAATGGTACGAAAACCCGTTTAACCTCGATGGCGTGACTAAAGGGATGTACAAGGGGATCAAGCAAATTGACCCACAATGGGTGACGCCTGATTTAACTGATTCCAATATCCAAGACCCTGCCAGCATGGATTTTTACGACCCAACCTATTATGTGATCGCGGGGCGCAAATACCATAAATCGCACTTTATTAAGTTTGTCCCGTTTCCCGTGCCTAACGTGCTAAAGCCGCTGTATAACTACTTTGGTGTTTCGGTACCAGAGCGTATTTATGAGCGGGTCTATGCTTCCGAACGTACAGCAAATGAAGCCCCACAACTGGCGATGACCAAACGGTTATTGACTATCGGTATGGCAGACCCTGAAGGTGCGGATAAGAACACCATTCAGGAAAACATGCTTTATTTTATGGAGATGCGCGATAACTATGGCGTGCAGGTAATGGGGAAAGAGGACGTTGCACAGCAGTTCGATACTTCGCTAGCGGATTTAGATGCCACCATTATGACGCAATACCAGCTGGTGGCCGCGGCGGCAAATGTGCCAGCAACTAAGTTACTGGGTACAACACCGAAGGGCTTTAATGCGACGGGTGAATATGAAGAGTCGAACTACCGTGAAGAGCTGGAAAGTGTGCAATCAAACGACTTAGAAGAACTTTTGCAGCGTCATTACGACATGTTGATGCGCAGCGAAGAATTACCGCTGACTGAAATATCGGTTACGTGGGCGCCACTCGATAGCCCAACGGCGGCAGAGAGTGCCGATATTGAGTTGAAATCAGCTCAGATGGACGCGGCTCTAGCGGCTACGGGTGCAATTGATGGGTTGGATATCCGTAAAAAACTGGCTGCAGATAAAGAGTCGAGCTATTACGGCATTGATGTGAACGAGAGTGACTATGTCGAGACGAATACGAGTCCGAACGAAAAAGGCGAAGTGGGCAACCTCCCGCCAAGCGGTATTGAAGGGCAAGCCCCTACAGTATTCAGCAGCGCCATCTAG